One Rhinolophus sinicus isolate RSC01 linkage group LG06, ASM3656204v1, whole genome shotgun sequence DNA window includes the following coding sequences:
- the LOC109445442 gene encoding olfactory receptor 5M5: MVSGNHTTVTEFVLMGFTDRPELQLPLFVVFLVIYLITLVGNLGMILLIKVDSRLHTPMYYFLSHLAFIDVCYSSSIGPKMLQNLLMKDKTISFSGCFVQLYFSGAFATTECFLLATMAYDRYMAICNPLIYPAIMTQRVCKELVIGVYTYGFLNAVVQTVLTFQLSFCGSNVIHHFYCADPPLLALSCSDTHRKEKQLLIFSAVNLTGSLLTVFISYICILFSIIKIHSSQGRCKAFSTCASHLTVVVIFYGTLFFMYLWQPTVGNSWKYNKVVSVFYSLVIPMLNPLIYSLRNTEVKDTLRKMIEGKESQ; encoded by the coding sequence ATGGTGAGTGGCAATCATACCACAGTGACAGAATTTGTCCTCATGGGATTCACAGACCGTCCTGAGCTTCAGCTTCCTCTCTTTGTGGTGTTCCTGGTCATTTATCTCATCACTCTGGTGGGAAACCTTGGCATGATCCTGCTCATCAAGGTGGATTCCAGGCTCCACACCCCCATGTACTATTTCCTCAGCCATCTGGCATTCATTGATGTTTGTTACTCATCTTCCATTGGGCCCAAGATGCTGCAAAATTTATTGATGAAGGACAAAACCATCTCCTTCTCTGGCTGTTTTGTCCAGCTGTATTTCTCTGGTGCTTTTGCCACTACGGAGTGCTTCCTCTTGGCCACGATGGCCTACGACCGCTACATGGCAATCTGCAACCCCCTGATTTACCCAGCCATCATGACTCAGCGGGTCTGCAAGGAGTTGGTGATAGGGGTCTATACCTACGGCTTCCTAAACGCTGTGGTACAGACTGTTCTGACTTTCCAGCTGTCTTTCTGCGGCTCCAATGTCATCCACCATTTCTACTGTGCTGACCCCCCTCTCCTTGCCCTCTCCTGCTCTGACACccacaggaaagaaaagcaactcTTGATCTTCTCTGCGGTAAACCTCACTGGGTCCCTCCTGACTGTCTTCATCTCCTACATTTGCATCctcttttccattataaaaatcCATTCTTCCCAAGGCAGATGCAAAGCATTTTCCACCTGTGCCTCCCACCTCACTGTGGTCGTCATCTTCTATGGAACACTGTTTTTCATGTATCTGTGGCAACCTACAGTAGGGAATTCATGGAAGTACAACAAAGTGGTTTCTGTGTTTTATAGTCTTGTAATTCCCATGCTCAACCCCCTGATCTACAGCCTGAGAAACACAGAAGTAAAGGACACCCTGAGAAAGATGATAGAGGGCAAAGAGTCACAGTGA